A genomic window from Ciona intestinalis chromosome 8, KH, whole genome shotgun sequence includes:
- the LOC101243070 gene encoding N-fatty-acyl-amino acid synthase/hydrolase PM20D1-like: MPPAQSSIGILATAISRLESNPHPLIFDELTEDFVEKIALDLPFPLNVICSNIWIFKPLIKWVLSKGMTKSMIQTTTAVTMIHGGLKSNVIPPSAWAIVNHRIHPSQTIQQIIDRDIAVINDDRVHVEKMKNFVAAEAHPVSPHDPTKDWPYHVLEKSVRQIYPKAVALPVSMVANTDTRHFLDFTKHIFRHNPVRLHVKELSMIHGRDEFITRSSFESSINFFYHLMLNANEKGDVLPPLEHTTEL; encoded by the exons ATGCCACCAGCACAGTCGAGCATAGGAATCCTAGCTACAGCTATCAGCAG gTTGGAATCCAATCCTCACCCCTTAATATTTGACGAACTAACGGAAGATTTTGTCGAAAAAATAGCTCTGGATCTTCCGTTCCCCCTTAACGTCATATGCTCAAACATTTGGATTTTTAAA CCGCTTATTAAATGGGTGCTGTCAAAAGGCATGACGAAGTCCATGATACAAACTACAACTGCAGTAACTATGATACACGGAGGGTTGAAGTCCAACGTCATACCACCATCCGCATGGGCGATTGTCAATCACCGCATACATCCAAGTCAAACTATTCAACAG ATTATTGACCGTGATATTGCTGTTATCAACGACGATCGAGTTCATGTGGAAAAGATGAAAAACTTTGTTGCCGCTGAAGCGCATCCTGTATCTCCACACGATCCGACCAAGGACTGGCCGTACCATGTGCTTGAAAAATCTGTTCGCCAGATTTACCCCAAGGCTGTGGCTCTTCCAG TATCCATGGTCGCTAACACTGACACAAGACATTTCCTCGACTTCACGAAGCATATCTTCCGTCACAACCCAGTCAGATTACATGTCAAAGAATTGTCAAT GATACACGGCCGTGACGAATTTATAACAAGATCAAGCTTCGAATCTTCCATAAACTTTTTCTATCATTTGATGTTGAATGCAAACGAAAAGGGTGATGTTCTTCCACCTCTAGAACATACTACTGAACTATAA